TGCAGCAGCGAACTCTTCCCCGACCCGGACGGGCCGACGACGGCCAGCCGGTCACCGGACCCGATCTCCAGGTTGGCTCCGTGCACGGCCACGACCGCCTGTGGTCCCTGGCCGAAGGTGAGGGCCGCTTCCCGGCAGACGACGAGTGGCTCATCCGGTGACATCGGGGGCCTCCTGCCGCTCCGGCTCCGCTGAGGCGCCGACTGTTCTTCCGTCCTCCAGGCCGATGACCCGGTCGGCGACGCGAACAGCGGCCGCGCTGTGGGTGACGATCAGCACGGCGCAGCCCTGGGCGGCCCGGTCGTGCAGCAGTGTGAGGACGACCTGTTCCGTCTCGCCGTCCAGTTCGCCGGTCGGTTCGTCGGCCAGCAGGATGTCGGGGGAGTTGGCGAGTGCGACGGCCAGGCCGGCGCGGGCCAGTTCGCCGCCGGACAGCTGCCGGGGCAGGGCATGGCCCCGCCCGGCGAGTTCCACCTGGCCGAGCAGCTCCCGCGCGGAGACGGCGGGCCTGCCCGCGGCCGCCCGCTGGGCCAGGCGGATGTTGTCGCGGACGCTCAGGTGGGGCAGCAGGTTCTGGGTCTGGAGCAGCACCCCGATGTGGCGGGCCCGCAGCCGGGCCCGTTCGGTCTCCGGCCGGTGGCTGATCCGTACGCCGCGCACGCGCACCTCGCCGCCGGAGGGTTCGTCGAGCCCGGCCAGGCAGGCCAGCAGGGTCGACTTGCCCGAGCCGGACGGCCCGACCACCGCGACCGTCTCGCCGCGCCGCACCCGCAGGGACACCCCGCGCAGGGCGAGCGTCTCCTCCTCGCCGGCCCGGTAGAAGAGGTACAGCTCACGGGCGGCGAGGACCGTGTCGTCCGCCATGGTGGTCACCGCCAGGCGAAGGAGTCGCTGATGATGCGCCAGGGGTCGACGTTGTCGGCGTTGACCGGGCCGGACAGCGTCAGGTCCACCTCGTGACCGGAGCGATAGAAGGCGTACCGCTCGAAGGCGTCCCGCACCACCTTTCCGGTGACCGGATCCTTGGGCGAGTCGCCCTGGTAGGTCAGCAGGACGACGCGGCCGGCATGCCGGTTCACCTCGGACACCTTGGGCGCGGCGAACTTCGGGACTTGTCCACGCAGCTGTGGGACGACGGTGTTCGTCGCCTCGCCGACCGTGGGCGCGGTGGGCACGGAAGCCGTCTGGATCGTTACGGTGTTCAGTTTGTCCGTGAAGGCCGTCGTGCCGTCCCGCTGGGTCTGGGCCCACCCCTCGGGGACCTTCACGGTGAAACCGGTTCCGTCGAAGGGGACGTACACCTGGTTGTCTGGGATGTCACCGGGCGGGTTGGACTCGGTGGGCGCCGCGTTGTTAGGCGTGCCTGGGGCCGACGAGGACGACGGCGAGCTTGGGGCGGGAGGGCTCTTGGAAGCCGACGAGCCGGATCCCGAACAGCCCGCCGTCACCGCCGCGACGAGCGCCAGCCCCACGCATGCGGACGTCCGTACGTGTGCTGCCATGTCCACTGCCCTCCAAAGGGAAGCCCTCGGACCGGACGGTCGTACCGTCGACGCTAGGGGCGGGCCGGTTAACGCCCTGCTCGGCGAGGGTTAGACGACGGCAAAACGTTGCGGCGTGCGTGGTCGCGGCTGCCGACTGGGCCGCATGATGAAGGCATGAGACAGCGCGTGGTGCGAGTCGCCGTCGTCGCCGCTCTGGTCGCCCTCGTCCTCCTCGCAGTCCCCCTGGCCCTGGCCATCCGCTCCTCGCTCTACGCCGACCAGCGCGACACCCTGGAACGGGCCGCCCTCGCGGGCGCCGTGCGCGTGAGCCCGGACTACACGACCGGCGACCCCGTCGAACTGCCCGCGCCCCCGGCGGGCGGACACCTCGGTCTGTACGACGCGCGGGCACGACTGCACACGGGCGGCGGCCCCGCGACCGGCGACGCCCCCGTCCAAACGGCCCTCTCCGGCGAGGCCGTCCGGACCCGGTCGGGCGGCGACCTGGTCGTCGCCGTACCCGTCTCGCACGCCGAACGGGTGATCGGTGTCGTACGGGCGTCTTCCCCGGTCGCCGCCGTGCGCGACCAGGTCTTCCTGACGTGGGCGGCTCTCCTGGGCGTGGCCGTGGTCGCGCTGGCTATCGCCGTCCTCGTCGCCCGCCGTCAGGCACGGGCCCTGGCCGCGCCGTTGGAGGACCTCTCCCGGCACTGCCGGGCCGTCACTGAAGGCGACCTCAGTGCCCGGGCGGCCCCCAGCAGCATCGCCGAGATCGACCAGGTCGCCCGCACCCACAACGAGATGCTGCACAGCCTGTCCGAACTCCTGCGTCAAGAACGGGACTTCGCGGTCAACGCCTCCCATCAGCTGCGCACGCCCCTGGCCGGCCTTCAGCTGACGCTGGAGTCCGGCCTGGAGCAGCATGACGAGGCCCGGCTGCGCCCCGTTCTCGCCGAGGCCCTCGCCATCACCCGCCGGCTGCACGACACGGTGGAGGAGGTCCTGCGCCTGTCCACGTCCCGGGTGACCCTCAGGCGCAGGGCGGCCGACCGGCCCCTGGGCCAGGTGCTGCGGGCCGCGGAGGAACGCTGGCACGGCCCGTTCGCCCAGGCCGGCCGACGCTTCGCGTGTCTCGCTCGGGACGTACCGGACGACGTCCCTGTGCCCGGCGGACCGGTCACGGAGATCCTCGACATCCTGCTGGACAACGCCCGCGTCCACGGCCGCGGCACGGTCCGCCTGGTCGTACGCGACCTCGACGACGCCCTCGCCTTCGATGTCACGGACGAGGGCGAGGTACGCGGCCCGGCGACTCGGTTGTTCGACCGCGGCCACAGCGACGGCGGGCAGGGAACGGGCATCGGCCTCGCCCTCGCCCACGATCTGGCGATCGCCCTGGGCGGCCGGCTCTCCCTGACCGGCAGCGCTCCGACCACCTTCACCCTGCTCGTCCCGGTCCACTCCGAGGGAGCGTCGCACGGAGCGGGGTGAGGAGCGGCAGCCCGCGATTCCGGTCAGCCCGGGGACGACGCGTACGCCGTGCGTCGTGCCCGGACCCGTACGAGCTGGTGCTATGACCGCATAGGTTGACCGGTTTGGTCAGGCTGCCGCGGCTAGAGGGCGTCCGCCCAGCGGATGCCCGTTTCGCTGCGGATGCGGATGCGGATGCGGATGCGGATGCGGATGCGGATGCGGACGCGCTCGCGTCGTCGGGCGGCGAGGACGTCGGGGTGGCGGGCCTTGGTGTTGCGCCGGCGCAGGCAGGCGTGCGGGGGCCGGGTCTGACTGTCACCGGCGCCTGCTTCTGGCGTATCCGCCACCACCGCGATTGACCCGCCTGGGGCAACAGCGGGGCGGTCGAAGCCATTGACGCCGGCTTCGACCGCCCACGGGAGTCCGCGGACATGCCCGGGCTGCCACAGGCAGCCCCGGCCGCCTGCACTGTCCGCGGCTCGCCGGCGTGTATCGAGGCGGCGCGGTTCTCGGCGCAGCCCGCCACACTGAGCCCGTCGGCCGGGTGGGCCGGCCGGGTGCTGTGCGGTCTGTCAGCCCAGGTCCGCCAGGAGGGCGTTCAGTTCGCTCTCCTGCTGCGCCGGCGACATCGGCGGGTTCGGGTGATCGATACCGAAGGTCTTGAGCACTTTGTCCATCTGGGCGTCGATGGAGGTCCAGCCGGTCTGGTCCAGCGGCTGCAGAGAGGCCTGGTCGGCATCCCACAGGTCACGCAGCGACTGGGCGGCCGCGTGGGCCCCGGCCGCGTCCCCCGCGCGGGCGTCCTTGAGCGAGGTGGATGCGAGGTTCCGCAGCGCGGCGACCTTCGCGGGCGGGAATTTCTTCACTGCCTGGCCGGGAGCCAGCTGGACGGCCGAGGTGGTGTCGGTCTCCGGCGCCGGGCCGACGTGCGGCTGACCGTGGGCCCAGAACAGCAGGGACGCGGTGGCGACGGCCAGCACTCCGAAGCCGGCGAGCGCGATGCGCTCCTTGCGCGGGTCGCTCGTGACCGGTGCGGCGTGGGTCGCCTGGTGGGTCTCGGTCACATCCGAGCGCGTCACCGTCAGGTAGACCACTGTCGCCAGGATCAGGGCGAGGAAGATCAGGCTGGTGGTGAACGTGCCCAGCGCGAGACCGGTCGGGTCACCCGGGTTCTGGGCGACCTTGGGGGAGGCGAGCCAGTCGCCGATGTTCGCGCCCAGCGGGCGGGTCAGGATGTAGGCGAGCCAGAAGGACAGCACCGGGTTCGCGCCGAACCTCCAGAGCGCCGTGATCGCCGCGATGAGGCCGAGCGGCAGCAGCACCGAGACGCCCGGGCTCCAGCCGGTCAGCTCCAGAGTCCAGTCGCCGGTCGCGGTGCCGAGCGCGAAGGTGACCAGGACGGTCAGCCAGTAGAACGACTCCCGCGAGAGCGTGGTGACCGAGTGGATCGACAGCGTGCGCTCACGCGCCCACCACACGCCGAAGACCACCGCGAGCAGCACCGAGAAGACCGCGGAACTGATCCACAGCGGCACGTTCAGCTGGTCGGTCAGGATGTCGGTGTACAAGGTGCCCGTGACGCTGACAACGACCACGGTCAGCCAGTAGGGGAACGGGACGTACCGCTTCAGCCGCAGCTGGACGGCCAGGACCACCACGAAAACCGCGGTGAAGATCCAGGCCGTGTTCACCAGGCCGACGCCCAGCTGGGTGTTGATCCAGTCGGCGAAGCTCTCACCGACGGTCGTGCACAGGACCTTGATCACCCAGAACCAGATGGTGACCTCGGGGACCTTGTTGAGCATGAGCCGCCCGCTGCGCGTGCGTGCTTCGGTTGTCGTTGTCATGCAGTGAGGTTTACGCGGCGAACCTGCACGTAACCTGACTACGTGGTCGCACGGGCGGCCGGGAGCGTCACCTCGACGTGACCGCGGCCGTCCGCGATCGCGCGGACCTCCACACCGGCCGAGGCGGCGATGCGCCGGACCACCGGGAGCCCCAGCCCGTACCCGCCGCCGCCGGTCACACCAGCTTCGAAGACCCGGTCGACCTGCGCGGGATCGAACCCGGGGCCGTCGTCCAGGACATCGACAACGATTGCCTCACCCTTGATGCGAGCGGTGATCCACACACGCGACCGCGCATGCCGCAGGCCGTTCTCCAGGAGGGGCGACAGCAGCGACACGGCGACGTCGGCCGCCACGGCGACCTCGGCCTTCGCGGGGAAGGCGACCTCGACCGCGCGGCCGGCGATCGCCTGCCGCGCGGCGGAGCGCAGATCGCACCGGGTCCCCTCGTCTGTCCGTGCGCGCGCGGCGCGCAGAATCGTCGTGATCGCCGCATCGAGGCGGTCGACCTCGCTCAGCACCGCCTCCGGCGGCACCGGCTCGCCGGACAGCTGCGCCAGCTGCGCCTCCGCCCGCAGGACCGTGAGCGGTGTCCGCAGCTCGTGGGCGATCTCATCGGTGAGCCGGCGCTCGTCCGCCAGCGCGTTGTCGACGCGCTCCAGGAGGTGGTCCAGGGTCCGGCCCAGTTCCCCGAACTCGTCGTGGGGGACTCCGAGGTTGAAGCGGCGCCCGGGTTCGTGATGGCCCCAGTCGTCGGCGAGGGCGGCCATCTCGTGCACGACCCGCAGCGCGCGGCGCACCACGAGGTGAGCGACACCGCCGGCGAGGAGGATCGTGAGGCCGCCCAGTATCAGCGACAAGGTCAGGCTGTGCTGCTCGGACGTCTCGTAGGGCGTGAGGTCCACCTGGACGATCACCATGACGTGGTGGCCGTCGATCGGGACCTTCCGTGCGTACAGGAGGTAGTTGCCGACGTCGGCGGTCTGCGATCGCCCTGAGTCTGCCAGCGCCTCGACGCGCTCGACCACGCTTGCCGGTACGTTCCCGTCGATCAGGCGGCCGTCGGCATACACCCAGGCGACCTCGTCCAGCGCCTCGCTGCTGTTCTCCGTCAGCACGACACGGCCGCCCACGGCGGTGACGTTCGCCGCGACCGCCTCGGCGCGGGTACGCGCCAGATCGCGCGCGTCGGCGTCCGTCACCCGGCTCAGCAGCACGTGCGAGACCACGACCAGAATCGCGACCACGGCGGTGGCGATCAGCACAGTGAGCGCGACGACCCGCTTGCGGAATCCCGTCACTGCCATCGGTAGCCCACGCCGCGGACGGTCGCCAGACGCTCGGCCACACCCAGCGGACCGAGCTTGGTTCGCAGCCGGCGCACGAAGGAGTCGAGGGTGTTGTCATTGACCTGCGCTCCGTGCGGCCAGCCGGCAGCGATGAGGGCATGGCGGCGTACCGCGTCGCCCTGCGAGGCGATCAGGCGGCCCAGTAGCCGGAACTCGGTCGGGGTCAGGCTCATGCTCACCGAATCGTAGGTCACCATGTGCTTCGCCGGATCGAGGACGACCTCGCGCGGTGCGGGCGCCACGGTGGCCCGGCGCAGCAGCGCTCGGACGCGGACCAGCAGTTCCGGGATGTCGAAGGGTTTGGTCACGTAGTCGTCGGCGCCGGCCTCGAAGCCGCCCACCTTGTGATGCAGGCCGTCCAAGGCGGTGAGCATCAACACCGGCGCGTCGACGCCGCGAGCCCGCAGGGCCAGGCAGACGTCGCGGCCGTCGGCGTCCGGAAGCCCGAGATCCAGGACGACCAGATGGGGCGCCGGTGCGAGCTGCCGCAGCAGGCTGTCGGCCGTGGCGGCGACGGAGACGGTGTGGCCGTCGTGTTCCAGGGCGCGCTTGAGGACGCCGCGGACCGCCGCGTCGTCTTCGCACACCATGATGAAAGCCACGTGCTGACCTTAGATACTCCCGTCCCGGTTCTCCATCTGCCCTGGTCAGCCTCCTGACGGTCGGGAGCAGGCCGCTGGTTCCGCACGCCTCTGCCCTGCCATGAAGCCGCGACAGTCGGGCAGACCGGCCGAGCCGCGGCAGCGGGGGTCCGCGGGAGGACCACAATGGGTCGCATGGACTCTGTGCAGGAGTACATCGACGCCATTGCGCCAGGTCACCGCTCGCTCTTCGACCGGGTGAGCGGACTGATCCTGGAGGAATTCCCGCAGGCGAGCGTGGCACTGTCGTACGGAATGCCCACCTACCGGGTCGAAAAGCGCAGGCTGCACATCGGTGTCTGGCAGCACGGCGTCTCGATCTACGGGTGGGGAACAGACCGCGATGGTGGCTTCAGCTCCCGCCATCCCACGCTCATCAGCGGAAAGGCCACCATTCGGCTGCGGTCCACGGACATGGCGGCTGTCACTGACGATGAACTGCGCGCTCTCATCCGTGCCGCGCTGAGGGCCTGACCGGGGACTCGGCCCTGCATGCAGGCACAGCCAGGCGGACCCTGGACGGCCCGACCGCGTTCCGCCCTCCCGGTTGGATGTGCGGTGACGTCCGTTGGTCTGACCGTTGGGCGTGTGGTGGCACAGCCTGTGTGCGCAGGTTGACCGACCAGGAGGGCGGGGGCTGCAGCAGATCGTGCGCCGGGGCAGCACCAGTTCTGATCGTCTTCGGACCCGAGCCGGCGTGTCGTATCCGTCCTCGACATTTACGGCTGAGCATTTCAGTGTTGGTCGGGCTGCTTGCGTCTCATCGCCCCGGCCGTCTGCTGACGGGCGACGCACAGCGCCGTGTCCAGTCGGCGGGTGCCGGTGAGCAGGCACAGTGTGTGGGTCGCGTCTTCGAGCCGACGGGCGGTCTCCGCGCTGTGGCCGACGGCCAGGCGGCGCCTCAGCGTTTCGCATCGTTCGACCAACTCGCGCAGGTGCGGAGGGTACGCCATGACCAAGTCTGCCTCCCGTGCGGGCCGGCCCGCACCGATCACTCTTCACCCATACGGTCGCAGCATCGACGCCTGTCGCATCCCGGGAACATGCTGCGACAGCTTGCACGCACCGGTGTCCTGCGGCCCCCGGCATCGGGCCCGGGGACCGCGATGTTCTAGGCAATGGAACGCAACACCGTGGGAGGCCGGAGCCGTACGACTCGGTTGGCGGCTGTCTTCTGCAGCAGGCCGTAGGCGAGGACCGGGAGCAGTAGGTGCGGTTTGTCCGGGAGCGCGGCGGTGATCAGCACGGCACTGGCGCTGCTGTTGTTCATGCCGCAGGCGAGGGTGAGCGAGGAGGCGGCGGGCGGGTCCAGCCGCAGCAGCCGCGCCGCGCAACGGCCGAGCACGAACGACAGCTGGCAGACCAGTGCCGCCACGACCAGCGCGGCACCCAGCAGCAGCGGGCGTGGCCGGGCGACGAAGGAGCCGAGGGCGCCGCTGGCGTTGACGTACGTCAGGACGAGCGAGCCGGCCAGGGCCACAGGCACGACTGCGCCCAGTACTCGGACGAGCAGGGACGGGGGCAGGGCTAGGCGGACCAGAATGCCCGCCGCGCAGGGCAGCACCACGGCGACGAGGGCGAAGCCCCCACCCGCAGTGTGGACGCTCGCGGCGAGCGAGTCGGAGTAGCCGCCACTCAGGAGCGGTGACAGCAGCTCGATAACCAGCGGTGTGGTGAGCGGGCTGAGGAGGGTGGAGGCGATGACCAGGCCGACCATGGTGGGCTGGTCGCCGTCGCCCTTGCCGGTCCACACCGTGGCGCCGGCCGCCACGGGCATCGCCACGATCAGGATCATCGCGGTGACCAGGCCGCTGCCGCCGTCGGAGTCGGGCGAGGCGTGCAGCAGGACCGCGATGAGCGGGACGACCAGCAGTGGGATCGCCAGGTGCAGCGCGAGCCCGGCGAGCAGTGCACCCGGGCGCCGCAGCACTCGGCCCAGCTCACGGACGGGGACCTGGAGTCCGGCCGAGAACAGCACCAGCCACAGCAGGCATGGTGCGGTGGACACCGACAGTCGGATCAGCGGTCCGAGCGGCAGCGCGTGGGAGTGGCGCAGCCACAGGCCGGGGCCCGGCAGGAGCAGGGCTGCGGCGTAGGACAGGACGACGGCCCGGCCCAGACGGCGCCGCAGCCAGGCGGTCGCGCGGTCAGTGGGCGCAGGGGCGGTGCTCGGAGTGTTCAAGGCGGCCTTCTTCCGTCACGTGGGCAGGGGAGGGGCGGAGGGCCGCTATGCGGAGGCTGTCTGTGTGCGTGCGCATGGCGCCATGGTGCTCGTACGGGACGGGTGGGGTGGGTGAAGCGCGCCAGCAGTCAGGATGCGTTCAGGTGCCCGGTGGCACGGTCGGACAACGTGACCTATGAAACGTCTGAGAGCCAGGTGGTTCCGGAGGCCGGTCAGACGCCCCGTTCGCGTCACCGGCCGCGCTGGATCAAGGTGCCCGAGGTCACCGTCTGCTTCTGGATCATCAAGGTGCTGTGCACGACGGTCGGCGAGACCGCGGCGGACCTGCTGAACGAGAAGGCGGGTCTCGGACTGACCTGTGTGTCGGTCCTGATGAGTGCCCTGCTGGCCGTCGTCCTCGTGGTCCAGTTCCGCTCCAGCGCCTACCGGCCGGGCGTGTACTGGTCGGTGGTGGCACTGATCAGCGTCGTCGGCACGCTGATCAGCGACAACCTCACCGACAACATGGGTGTGCCGCTGGAGACGAGCGCCGCGGTCTTCGCGATCGTCCTCGCGGTCGTGTTCGTCGTCTGGTACCGGCGCGAGCGGACCCTGTCGCTCCGCCACATCGACACCACCAGCCGCGAGTCCTTCTACTGGCTGGCGGTTCTGTTCGCCTTCGCCCTGGGCACCGCAGCCGGTGACCTGGTGTCCGAGCGCATAGACCTCGGCTACTGGCTGTCCGCCGTCCTGTTCGCGGCGGCCATCGCTGCGGTGGCCATCGCGCACTTCGCGCTGGACCTGGACGCGGTGTGGAGTTTCTGGATCGCCTACATCCTGACCCGCCCGCTCGGCGCGTCCTTCGGTGACTACCTCTCCCAGCCCACCGGCGACGGCGGCCTCGGCCTGGGCACCGTCGCGACCGGCGTCCTGTTCCTGGCGGTCATCCTCGGCCTGGTCGTCCACCTTTCCCTCACCCGCAGGGACGTCGCCGAACCGGAGCAGGCGACGGGACACGCGGCCTGAGCCACACGTCAGTCTGGTGGGTCCGGTCGCACGTGTTCCGGCCGGGCTCGGCATGCCACGTGTGCCTGGCGGGCTAACTTGTGATGTCAGGTTCCCTGCATTGCAGCAGTACCTGGTTATCTCTATACGCCCAAAGGTGATGTTGATGTGGTCCGGCATGCGGCGCCCTGTCGGCACTCATGTCCTGCTCTGAGGGTGCGACGGCATTCGCTTCGGACGGTGGGGTGCGGCTCGCATGCGGTATGGCTCGCGAGTCTCTGGCGGCTGCGGCCGGGCTTCCCTGCTCAAGCCGGCTCAGCGGTGAGCGCGCGAAGAGGGGTTGACCGCCTGGCGGTCGCCGGGATGAGGCGGTAGCAGTGGTGGTCCGCGGCCCTCCAGCTCACGGCTCGGTTCGATGCCCTGACTATGCTGACCGCCGCGCGGTGTGTGCGAGACGGTTGCGCCACTCCGGTTGATCTTGGGAGAGGTGAGGACGTGGCCAAGCCTGTACGTGCGGCTGTCGGGAACGTGTGGGTCAAATGCACTTTCTGTCAGGGTGATCTGTTTCGGGACCGTGAGGTGAAACTCAACAGCTCCGGCATGGAGTTCATGAACTTCGGCTGGGCGAACGAGTCGGCGACCGGGCTGATCTGCTGGAACTGCGGCTATGTGCACCTGTTCGTGAACAGAGATCTCGAACTGTACAAAGTGAAGCAAAGCAAGGGGTGACGTAGGTTCCCCTCGCAGGTGGTCGGCGAGCCCGGGTCCTGCAGACGGACACCCGGGAGCACGCCGATTACCCGGCGAACGATGCGCCGTGTCTGCGACGGAGCGCGTTCGTTGTCCGCAGCGCGGACAGCGACAAGACGAACTCCCTTGCCAAGAGCCCATTTTGCATCGGTGTTCAACCTGATCCTGCTGCTGCCGCTCGGGGCGCTCGTAGGGATCCACTTCCGCCGCGGCCTCGTCGCGGTCACGGTGGCCGGGTTTGAAGGATAGGAGCGTTGGCTGTTCCGCCGCTGGCGGAGCATCTGCGTGGCTCGGCGGCGCTGGAGAGACGGTTCGGCGAGGTGTTTGGCGCGGGTGGAGCCCCCGCTGATATGGAAGCCTGGGGGCTCGCCGCAACGACCAGCTGATCCTGGCCCGACGGACCTGGGGCCGGCCGACTCAAGTCGCCACGCTGGCTGCTACGCCGCGGCCCTGGCGCCCCGACCCGCCGTAGCGGCAGCCTGAGGAGCCGAGGAACCTGCACATGGTGAACCCCGTTACACCGGAGTCGACCCACTGCGTGCAATCGTTCTTGGGGAGCAGCGGTGACCTGCCGCTCTTCGGTCCAGCGCAGTTCTGTCCGATGCACGGCACACCAGCCTGTCCCCAAAGGAACAGGAGCTTCGCCCCCTGGCCTCTGGTGCAGGTG
The genomic region above belongs to Streptomyces sp. CG1 and contains:
- a CDS encoding HAMP domain-containing protein; the protein is MRQRVVRVAVVAALVALVLLAVPLALAIRSSLYADQRDTLERAALAGAVRVSPDYTTGDPVELPAPPAGGHLGLYDARARLHTGGGPATGDAPVQTALSGEAVRTRSGGDLVVAVPVSHAERVIGVVRASSPVAAVRDQVFLTWAALLGVAVVALAIAVLVARRQARALAAPLEDLSRHCRAVTEGDLSARAAPSSIAEIDQVARTHNEMLHSLSELLRQERDFAVNASHQLRTPLAGLQLTLESGLEQHDEARLRPVLAEALAITRRLHDTVEEVLRLSTSRVTLRRRAADRPLGQVLRAAEERWHGPFAQAGRRFACLARDVPDDVPVPGGPVTEILDILLDNARVHGRGTVRLVVRDLDDALAFDVTDEGEVRGPATRLFDRGHSDGGQGTGIGLALAHDLAIALGGRLSLTGSAPTTFTLLVPVHSEGASHGAG
- a CDS encoding sodium-dependent transporter, whose translation is MNTPSTAPAPTDRATAWLRRRLGRAVVLSYAAALLLPGPGLWLRHSHALPLGPLIRLSVSTAPCLLWLVLFSAGLQVPVRELGRVLRRPGALLAGLALHLAIPLLVVPLIAVLLHASPDSDGGSGLVTAMILIVAMPVAAGATVWTGKGDGDQPTMVGLVIASTLLSPLTTPLVIELLSPLLSGGYSDSLAASVHTAGGGFALVAVVLPCAAGILVRLALPPSLLVRVLGAVVPVALAGSLVLTYVNASGALGSFVARPRPLLLGAALVVAALVCQLSFVLGRCAARLLRLDPPAASSLTLACGMNNSSASAVLITAALPDKPHLLLPVLAYGLLQKTAANRVVRLRPPTVLRSIA
- a CDS encoding response regulator transcription factor codes for the protein MAFIMVCEDDAAVRGVLKRALEHDGHTVSVAATADSLLRQLAPAPHLVVLDLGLPDADGRDVCLALRARGVDAPVLMLTALDGLHHKVGGFEAGADDYVTKPFDIPELLVRVRALLRRATVAPAPREVVLDPAKHMVTYDSVSMSLTPTEFRLLGRLIASQGDAVRRHALIAAGWPHGAQVNDNTLDSFVRRLRTKLGPLGVAERLATVRGVGYRWQ
- a CDS encoding sensor histidine kinase, with translation MAVTGFRKRVVALTVLIATAVVAILVVVSHVLLSRVTDADARDLARTRAEAVAANVTAVGGRVVLTENSSEALDEVAWVYADGRLIDGNVPASVVERVEALADSGRSQTADVGNYLLYARKVPIDGHHVMVIVQVDLTPYETSEQHSLTLSLILGGLTILLAGGVAHLVVRRALRVVHEMAALADDWGHHEPGRRFNLGVPHDEFGELGRTLDHLLERVDNALADERRLTDEIAHELRTPLTVLRAEAQLAQLSGEPVPPEAVLSEVDRLDAAITTILRAARARTDEGTRCDLRSAARQAIAGRAVEVAFPAKAEVAVAADVAVSLLSPLLENGLRHARSRVWITARIKGEAIVVDVLDDGPGFDPAQVDRVFEAGVTGGGGYGLGLPVVRRIAASAGVEVRAIADGRGHVEVTLPAARATT
- a CDS encoding ABC transporter ATP-binding protein, with translation MADDTVLAARELYLFYRAGEEETLALRGVSLRVRRGETVAVVGPSGSGKSTLLACLAGLDEPSGGEVRVRGVRISHRPETERARLRARHIGVLLQTQNLLPHLSVRDNIRLAQRAAAGRPAVSARELLGQVELAGRGHALPRQLSGGELARAGLAVALANSPDILLADEPTGELDGETEQVVLTLLHDRAAQGCAVLIVTHSAAAVRVADRVIGLEDGRTVGASAEPERQEAPDVTG
- a CDS encoding DUF1801 domain-containing protein gives rise to the protein MDSVQEYIDAIAPGHRSLFDRVSGLILEEFPQASVALSYGMPTYRVEKRRLHIGVWQHGVSIYGWGTDRDGGFSSRHPTLISGKATIRLRSTDMAAVTDDELRALIRAALRA
- a CDS encoding DUF5133 domain-containing protein, with translation MAYPPHLRELVERCETLRRRLAVGHSAETARRLEDATHTLCLLTGTRRLDTALCVARQQTAGAMRRKQPDQH